A DNA window from Halorussus salinus contains the following coding sequences:
- a CDS encoding AAA family ATPase, with the protein MTRSTAALVGATGGAGTTRLAVELGATLARDGREVAVLDADFATEGLARHCSGRIDPDVTSLLTEERPLADGLREHPATADLAGRLELCPARGPFERLARAKTAEAAQRFGDLLGEAASRFDHVLVDAPPVAANQAVAAVTSAERVAVVAPASERGVDALQRTRGRVADVGARVDAVVANRATPDHPLRSADAAVPRGDSSTVADVPASAPEPEATFAPAVAHAAEVALNAELGLEFEESGLFDFDAGELLPDALSE; encoded by the coding sequence ATGACACGTTCGACTGCCGCGCTCGTCGGCGCGACCGGCGGCGCTGGCACGACTCGACTCGCCGTCGAACTCGGCGCGACGCTCGCCCGCGACGGCCGCGAGGTCGCCGTTCTGGACGCCGACTTCGCCACCGAAGGGCTGGCCCGCCACTGCTCGGGCCGCATCGACCCCGACGTGACGAGTCTCCTCACCGAGGAGCGACCGCTCGCCGACGGCCTCCGGGAACATCCCGCGACCGCCGACCTCGCGGGGCGACTCGAACTCTGCCCGGCGCGCGGCCCGTTCGAGCGACTCGCACGGGCGAAGACCGCCGAGGCCGCCCAACGGTTCGGGGACCTCCTCGGCGAGGCCGCGAGCAGGTTCGACCACGTGCTGGTGGACGCGCCGCCGGTCGCCGCGAATCAGGCCGTCGCGGCGGTGACGAGCGCCGAGCGGGTTGCGGTCGTCGCACCCGCGAGCGAGCGCGGCGTGGACGCGCTCCAGCGCACTCGCGGGCGAGTCGCCGACGTGGGCGCGAGGGTGGACGCCGTAGTCGCGAACCGCGCTACCCCCGACCATCCGCTCCGGAGCGCCGACGCCGCGGTGCCAAGGGGTGACTCCTCGACCGTCGCGGACGTGCCCGCCAGCGCGCCGGAGCCGGAAGCGACCTTCGCGCCCGCCGTGGCACACGCCGCGGAGGTCGCGTTAAACGCCGAGTTGGGACTGGAGTTCGAAGAGTCCGGACTGTTCGACTTCGACGCGGGCGAACTGTTGCCCGACGCGCTCTCGGAGTAG
- a CDS encoding DUF7858 family protein: MTLSDIADGLEVTTEQRDRGVASVDATADAGTEEGLRERLADFADDLPCDAASAAAIVDAHTAGTSVGDAAHDAGVAPITASKTLHLLGCEGVSPLTPRAHQILRDWLAADLSRTEARELAGASETEFALATFVETHEPLDGAREVVSGVQSMRDDRNRDALSEARSTVTDLI; this comes from the coding sequence GTGACACTCTCGGACATCGCCGACGGACTCGAAGTCACCACCGAACAGCGCGACCGCGGCGTCGCGTCGGTGGACGCCACGGCCGACGCCGGAACCGAGGAGGGCCTCCGAGAGCGACTCGCCGACTTCGCCGACGACCTGCCCTGCGACGCCGCCTCGGCGGCCGCCATCGTCGATGCACACACCGCGGGCACCTCGGTCGGCGACGCCGCCCACGACGCGGGCGTCGCGCCCATCACGGCCTCGAAGACTCTCCACCTCCTCGGGTGCGAGGGCGTCTCGCCGCTGACGCCGCGCGCTCATCAGATTCTCCGCGACTGGCTCGCGGCCGACCTCTCCCGGACCGAGGCCCGTGAACTCGCGGGCGCGAGCGAGACGGAGTTCGCGCTGGCGACGTTCGTCGAGACCCACGAACCGCTCGACGGTGCGCGGGAAGTCGTCTCCGGGGTTCAGTCGATGCGCGACGATAGAAATCGAGACGCGCTCTCGGAAGCGAGAAGCACTGTAACGGATTTGATTTGA
- a CDS encoding transcription initiation factor IIB: MSKAHAPTETCPECDGRLTPDGGETVCDDCGLVVAEDRIDRGPEWRSFADDDTQKERTGAPLTRSRHDRGLTTEIGHDSDLRLTGRKRRRVARMRKHHDRAKIGSKTERNQVYAFTEIRRLVSSLDLSNNVRDRACVLFESAQSEDLLRGRSLEGFTAAVVYATCRTSSVSRTLDEVLDVARATRSELKTAYDVMNTELGLPTGPIDPKQYLPRFASRLDLPTAVEREAAELVEEGHDRNLISGRNPGGFAAACLYAAALGTRHRMTQKAAAEVADVTAVTLRSAYKDLQD, encoded by the coding sequence ATGAGCAAAGCACACGCACCGACCGAGACGTGCCCGGAATGCGACGGCCGACTGACCCCCGACGGCGGCGAGACCGTCTGTGACGACTGCGGACTCGTGGTCGCCGAGGACCGAATCGACCGCGGTCCCGAGTGGCGGTCGTTCGCGGACGACGACACGCAGAAAGAGCGGACCGGCGCGCCCCTCACACGGTCGCGCCACGACCGCGGACTGACGACCGAAATCGGCCACGACAGCGACCTCCGGTTGACCGGTCGCAAGCGGCGGCGCGTCGCCCGAATGAGAAAGCACCACGACAGGGCCAAGATAGGCTCGAAGACCGAGCGCAATCAGGTGTACGCCTTCACCGAGATTCGGCGGCTAGTGAGTTCGCTGGACCTCTCGAACAACGTGCGGGACCGCGCCTGCGTGCTGTTCGAGTCCGCCCAGTCCGAGGACCTGCTCCGCGGTCGGTCGCTGGAAGGGTTCACCGCCGCGGTGGTGTACGCGACGTGTCGGACCTCCTCGGTCTCGCGCACGCTCGACGAGGTGCTGGACGTGGCGCGGGCGACCCGGAGCGAACTCAAGACCGCCTACGACGTGATGAACACCGAACTCGGCCTGCCGACCGGTCCCATCGACCCCAAGCAGTACCTGCCCCGGTTCGCCAGCCGACTCGACCTCCCGACCGCCGTGGAGCGCGAGGCCGCCGAACTGGTCGAGGAGGGCCACGACAGGAACCTGATTTCGGGCCGGAACCCCGGCGGGTTCGCCGCGGCGTGTCTGTACGCCGCCGCGCTCGGGACGCGCCACCGGATGACCCAGAAAGCGGCCGCCGAGGTCGCGGACGTGACCGCGGTGACGCTCCGGTCGGCGTACAAGGACTTACAGGACTGA
- a CDS encoding MinD/ParA family ATP-binding protein, translating to MILAVAGGKGGVGKSTVALELGAQLDAVVVDADLAMADLAAGRGPDLHDVLAGRADPLEAVCEEGPVALLPCGRTLAGARAGDVTRLVSAVEAVEETYGSVVVDCPAGMAADVGMGLLAADAAVLVTAPREFALADALRTRALASELDAGLAAVALNRTGENPPTAEVRRALGAPVVSIPDDDRVARAHRNGSPVAALAPESRPADRFRDLAEESRLAFDSRSSVR from the coding sequence GTGATTCTGGCCGTCGCGGGCGGCAAGGGCGGCGTCGGCAAGTCCACCGTCGCGCTCGAACTCGGCGCGCAACTCGACGCCGTGGTCGTGGACGCCGACCTCGCGATGGCCGACCTCGCGGCCGGGCGCGGCCCGGACCTCCACGACGTACTGGCCGGGCGGGCCGACCCCCTCGAAGCGGTCTGTGAGGAGGGACCGGTCGCTCTCCTCCCCTGCGGGCGCACCCTCGCCGGAGCGCGCGCTGGCGACGTGACCCGCCTCGTCTCGGCGGTCGAGGCGGTCGAGGAGACCTACGGGTCGGTCGTCGTGGACTGTCCGGCGGGTATGGCCGCCGACGTGGGGATGGGTCTGCTGGCGGCCGACGCCGCGGTTCTCGTCACCGCGCCCCGCGAGTTCGCGCTGGCCGACGCGCTCCGGACCCGCGCGCTCGCCAGCGAACTCGACGCCGGACTGGCCGCCGTCGCGCTCAACCGGACCGGTGAGAACCCGCCCACCGCCGAGGTCCGGCGGGCGCTCGGTGCCCCCGTCGTGTCGATTCCCGACGACGACCGAGTGGCGCGCGCGCATCGCAACGGCTCGCCGGTGGCGGCCCTCGCGCCCGAGAGCCGCCCCGCCGACCGGTTCCGGGACCTCGCAGAAGAGTCGCGTCTGGCGTTCGATTCGCGGTCGTCGGTTCGATAG
- a CDS encoding DUF7857 domain-containing protein produces MLELDSQVERRAGVALVTLVVRNPSDVPRRVRIADLLAGPIWPPRCEGVPAAGWDDGGFEGVVPARDRRALGYASPVDESDADAPRGPEVSHDSDALANPPAEIVWSERAGSSESRSETDPEEVAADGTPEGVVRSLGDPRPPADAVPTPDSPAAESSAADSSADSVSSVSESETDDAPVPDRPIPEPVEEWLSAVEERADARPGESGPGLRPADRAALGTVADRIDALRGRSGRSP; encoded by the coding sequence ATGCTGGAACTCGACTCGCAGGTCGAACGCCGCGCTGGCGTCGCGCTCGTGACGCTGGTCGTCCGGAATCCGAGCGACGTTCCTCGCCGGGTTCGGATCGCCGACCTCCTCGCCGGGCCGATTTGGCCGCCGCGGTGTGAAGGCGTCCCCGCCGCGGGGTGGGACGACGGCGGCTTCGAGGGCGTCGTCCCGGCCCGCGACCGGCGGGCGTTGGGATACGCGAGTCCCGTGGACGAATCCGACGCCGACGCTCCTCGCGGTCCCGAGGTCTCCCACGATTCCGACGCGCTGGCGAACCCTCCCGCGGAAATCGTCTGGTCCGAGCGCGCCGGGTCGTCCGAGTCTCGTTCCGAGACCGACCCCGAGGAGGTCGCCGCCGACGGGACCCCCGAGGGCGTCGTCCGGTCGCTCGGCGACCCGCGGCCGCCCGCCGACGCGGTGCCGACCCCCGACTCCCCCGCGGCTGAGTCCTCCGCGGCCGACTCGTCCGCCGACTCCGTGTCATCAGTCTCCGAGTCGGAGACGGACGATGCGCCGGTTCCCGACCGACCTATCCCGGAACCGGTCGAGGAGTGGCTCTCGGCCGTCGAGGAGCGCGCAGACGCCCGACCCGGCGAGTCCGGACCGGGCCTCCGACCGGCCGACCGGGCCGCGCTCGGGACCGTCGCGGACCGAATCGACGCGCTTCGCGGGCGCTCGGGGCGGTCGCCGTGA
- a CDS encoding DUF7856 family protein produces MRVRVADETRTGNVIDLRSYDLEITAVAEAIRDENTDSPVAIDCPPPGPAHAHVGAIRAGMAWSLRPALAAAARSRGHAPPQADALAEVRDLLDDLDAPAIDLRDARRRVAETTDAAEELREEVATLRGRVRALREADADPTDAEADLAETTRLLSEAETERIAAEQTLARAREQARADRERRRERLRLEDRAANLRRSARKSLADDVREAFEEAREKLPVDAEPPVSAALAVARVAALDAPVVVGTVESFDRVDALAEWVDAPVVRV; encoded by the coding sequence ATGAGGGTCCGCGTCGCCGACGAGACTCGGACGGGCAACGTCATCGACCTCCGGAGCTACGACCTCGAAATCACCGCGGTCGCCGAGGCGATTCGCGACGAGAACACGGATTCCCCGGTGGCAATCGACTGCCCGCCGCCGGGTCCGGCCCACGCCCACGTCGGCGCGATTCGCGCCGGAATGGCGTGGTCGCTCCGGCCCGCGCTCGCGGCGGCCGCGCGCTCGCGGGGTCACGCCCCGCCGCAGGCCGACGCCCTCGCGGAAGTCCGGGACCTCCTCGACGACCTCGACGCGCCCGCCATCGACCTGCGGGACGCCCGCCGCCGGGTCGCCGAGACCACCGACGCGGCCGAGGAGTTACGCGAGGAGGTCGCCACCCTCCGGGGGCGCGTGCGGGCGCTCCGGGAGGCGGACGCCGACCCGACCGACGCGGAGGCGGACCTCGCGGAGACCACGCGACTCCTCTCGGAGGCGGAAACCGAGCGCATCGCGGCCGAGCAGACGCTGGCCCGCGCCCGCGAGCAGGCCCGCGCCGACCGCGAGCGCCGCCGGGAGCGACTGCGCTTGGAGGACCGCGCGGCGAACCTCCGCCGGAGCGCCCGGAAGTCGTTGGCCGACGACGTGCGCGAGGCGTTCGAGGAGGCCCGCGAGAAACTGCCGGTCGATGCCGAGCCGCCGGTTTCGGCCGCGCTCGCGGTCGCTCGCGTCGCGGCTCTCGACGCGCCGGTCGTCGTCGGCACGGTCGAGTCGTTCGACCGCGTCGATGCGCTCGCGGAGTGGGTGGACGCTCCCGTAGTCCGGGTGTAG
- a CDS encoding DUF7855 family protein yields MLLVVTYSRAARQTLRNVCNRHDEAVVQRFGRAALLDATELGAFLALRLREKHAGDVQLERTTTFNEFEEVPESVRDAAAAYEERDHASTPYAKFAVGTDHPDADAMRDAEL; encoded by the coding sequence GTGCTACTGGTCGTGACGTACTCGCGGGCCGCGCGCCAGACCCTCCGGAACGTCTGTAACCGACACGACGAGGCGGTCGTCCAGCGGTTCGGCCGCGCCGCCCTGCTGGACGCGACCGAACTCGGCGCGTTTCTGGCGTTGCGCCTCCGCGAGAAACACGCTGGCGACGTACAACTCGAACGAACCACCACGTTCAACGAGTTCGAGGAGGTCCCCGAGTCGGTCCGGGACGCCGCCGCGGCCTACGAGGAGCGCGACCACGCGAGTACACCTTACGCCAAGTTCGCGGTCGGCACCGACCACCCCGACGCCGACGCGATGCGCGACGCGGAGCTATGA
- a CDS encoding DUF835 domain-containing protein — protein MRSKGHDESESLRADVEQGACVLLLTPSIHEATDDACHDLLTPTGDTDENVLWVTYTRSADACIRDWLSHTDERPRNARIVSVGETTRSASAAVGDSAGPAPTSDIVEPLSNPGDLTGLGIKLSEILKEWGDNDNETVACFDSLTALLQYADLQTIYKFLHVLTGRFDTADATAHFHLDPEACDQQTVSTLTSLFDTVVEREEGEWVVRSR, from the coding sequence ATGCGAAGCAAGGGCCACGACGAGAGCGAGTCACTCCGGGCGGACGTAGAGCAGGGGGCCTGCGTTCTGCTACTGACGCCGTCGATTCACGAGGCCACCGACGACGCGTGCCACGACCTCCTCACGCCGACGGGGGACACCGACGAGAACGTCCTGTGGGTCACGTACACGCGGTCGGCCGACGCCTGTATCCGGGACTGGCTATCCCACACCGACGAGCGCCCCCGGAACGCACGCATCGTCAGCGTCGGCGAGACGACCCGGTCGGCCTCGGCGGCGGTGGGCGACAGCGCCGGACCCGCGCCGACCAGCGACATCGTGGAACCGCTCTCGAATCCGGGCGACCTGACCGGTCTCGGTATCAAACTCAGCGAGATTCTCAAGGAGTGGGGCGACAACGACAACGAGACCGTCGCGTGTTTCGACTCGCTGACGGCGCTGCTCCAGTACGCCGACCTTCAGACCATCTACAAGTTCCTCCACGTCCTGACGGGTCGGTTCGACACGGCCGACGCGACCGCACACTTCCACCTCGACCCGGAGGCCTGCGACCAGCAGACCGTCAGCACGCTCACCTCGCTGTTCGACACGGTGGTCGAACGCGAGGAGGGCGAGTGGGTCGTCCGGAGCAGATAG
- a CDS encoding DUF7854 family protein: MDRISALRNVEEALADFESGEADLRATERRVVNVLRTYATEFEDDQLSVYRASGTDEAEGVVVVAESASRARENVAERVETDESAVEVRELS; the protein is encoded by the coding sequence ATGGACCGCATCTCCGCGCTTCGGAACGTCGAGGAGGCGCTGGCCGACTTCGAGTCGGGCGAGGCCGACCTGCGCGCGACCGAGCGCCGCGTCGTGAACGTCCTCCGGACGTACGCCACCGAGTTCGAGGACGACCAGTTGTCGGTCTACCGCGCTTCCGGCACCGACGAGGCGGAGGGCGTCGTCGTCGTCGCCGAATCGGCGTCCCGCGCCCGCGAGAACGTGGCCGAGCGCGTCGAGACCGACGAGTCGGCGGTCGAGGTCCGGGAACTGAGCTAA
- a CDS encoding LAGLIDADG family homing endonuclease, with amino-acid sequence MARAENTELIDNFEQFYRRYYSDEIGRLAQNYPNEQRSLYVDWTDLYRYDSDLADDFLSQPEQLREYAEEALRLYDLPVDVSLGQAHVRVQNLDQSTDIREIRARHVNTMVSVQGIVRKATDVRPKIQEAAFECQRCGTLTYIPQSGGDFQEPHECQGCERQGPFQINFDQSEFVDSQKLRVQESPEGLRGGETPQSLDVHIEDDITGEVTPGDHVTVTGVLHLEQQGSGQDKSAVFDVYMDGISVTIEDEQFEEMDITDEDKQEIVELSQSDDIYEQMVDSMAPAIYGYDEEKLAMILQLFSGVTKHLPDESRIRGDLHMLLIGDPGTGKCVKGDTRITLADGTEREIRELVEENLNDPQPIDDGVYDDVDFELPSLTPRGSLEQRRATKVWKRETPERMYRIRTASGSELEVTPSHPLFVQSGGSFDAVRAENLGEGDSVAVSKQSHPALTDGGTRVTNRAGGDSSWLLGSKVGTSPIKAIETVEPDYDWVYDLEVEGTHSYVSNGVLSHNSQMISYVQNIAPRSVYTSGKGSSSAGLTAAAVRDDFGDGQQWTLEAGALVLADQGIAAVDELDKMRCVTGDTLVHLADGRVSRIRDLAREAADTGTIEELPNGRTIRDVDLEAWTMTDDGRLVKRPVTAVHEYDAPEEVTTVSVESGEELTATHDHPFFVFEDGQRVETPAAELDAGDWVYVPRQLSQPTTDGGTAVETSESADLPTGTEPSLGAVLGYLSGDGNVYYDRDEGVYGIRFINKEEELLLDFERACREAFDAHPVRPPSEQRDDGVETVRLPGREYADAVLDAGMNLETYDEKAFPDGVTDAPSATKAAFIRALADSEGSVDPETGNVTIHSSSYELLLGVKSLLLEFGVTSQIQTREHDTGRDMYLLAITAADSLEAFDSHIGFTLDRKQSSLEAVCESASGDRTILDVIPECGDLIAEIRKSLRLYQSECGLDDATYCNFENDDANVSLRLARRILDAFEDRKRDAAATLETLTGDCDWATLTEVKDRYHASQSELADGTEYTQQMISREWGRNDDLRAVVCDRLSTLVTSVTDTDLDPFRSLVHGDVKWRRVESVDATTASEATDRKRLMRGELADLLTCSPENSVETARNLLATQPSGGTWSDLRDELDRHDVSLAALADDLDVAPSTVSRWFRGVVETDRFPEVEAVALDHVRNVREEAQRLLDAIEASSEPKVYDLTVEGTHNFVANGMVVHNSEDRSAMHEALEQQKISVSKAGINATLKSRCSLLGAANPKYGRFDQYESIGEQIDLEPALISRFDLIFTVTDQPDEEHDKRLAQHIIQTNYAGQLNTQRTEMSAPNISEEEVESQTEEVAPAIDPDLLRKYIAYAKRSCFPTMTDEAKRTIEDFYVDLRTKGADEDAPVPVTARKLEALVRLSEASARVRLSDEVEQEDAERAVSITRSCLQDIGVDPETGQFDADVVETGTSKSQRDRIKNIKQLIADIEEDYDEGAPMDVVLDRAEEIGLEHSKAEHEIDKLKQKGEVYEPSTDHLRTT; translated from the coding sequence ATGGCTCGCGCGGAGAATACGGAGCTTATCGACAACTTCGAGCAGTTCTACCGGCGGTACTACAGCGACGAGATCGGGCGACTCGCGCAGAACTACCCGAACGAACAGCGGTCGCTGTACGTAGACTGGACCGACCTCTATCGCTACGACTCGGACCTCGCGGACGACTTCCTCTCGCAACCCGAACAGCTACGCGAGTACGCCGAGGAGGCCCTGCGCCTGTACGACCTCCCGGTGGACGTGAGCCTCGGGCAGGCCCACGTCCGCGTGCAGAATCTGGACCAGAGTACCGACATCCGGGAGATTCGCGCCCGGCACGTCAACACGATGGTCAGCGTGCAGGGCATCGTCCGGAAGGCGACCGACGTTCGGCCGAAGATTCAGGAGGCCGCCTTCGAGTGCCAGCGGTGCGGGACGCTGACCTACATCCCCCAGAGCGGCGGCGACTTTCAGGAACCCCACGAGTGTCAGGGCTGTGAGCGACAGGGTCCCTTCCAGATCAACTTCGACCAGTCGGAGTTCGTGGACTCCCAGAAACTCCGCGTCCAAGAGAGTCCCGAGGGACTCCGGGGCGGGGAGACGCCCCAGAGCCTCGACGTTCACATCGAGGACGACATCACCGGCGAGGTGACGCCCGGCGACCACGTCACGGTCACGGGCGTCCTCCACCTCGAACAGCAGGGGAGCGGACAGGACAAGTCCGCGGTCTTCGACGTGTACATGGACGGCATCTCGGTGACCATCGAGGACGAGCAGTTCGAGGAGATGGACATCACCGACGAGGACAAGCAGGAAATCGTCGAACTCTCCCAGTCCGACGACATCTACGAGCAGATGGTCGATTCGATGGCCCCGGCCATCTACGGCTACGACGAGGAGAAACTGGCGATGATTCTCCAACTGTTCTCGGGCGTGACCAAACACCTCCCCGACGAGTCGCGGATTCGCGGGGACCTGCACATGCTCCTCATCGGGGACCCCGGTACGGGGAAGTGTGTCAAAGGCGATACGAGAATCACGCTCGCAGACGGGACCGAGCGCGAAATTCGGGAATTGGTGGAGGAGAACTTGAACGACCCTCAGCCAATCGACGACGGCGTCTACGACGACGTAGACTTCGAACTCCCGTCTCTCACTCCTCGGGGGTCGTTAGAACAGCGGCGCGCGACGAAAGTCTGGAAGCGCGAAACACCGGAGCGGATGTATCGCATTCGGACGGCCAGTGGGTCGGAACTCGAAGTTACGCCGTCGCATCCGCTCTTCGTTCAGTCCGGTGGCTCGTTCGATGCAGTTCGGGCCGAAAATCTCGGAGAAGGGGACTCCGTGGCAGTCAGTAAGCAGAGTCACCCCGCGCTGACCGACGGCGGGACACGAGTCACAAATCGGGCAGGAGGGGATTCGAGTTGGCTCCTCGGTTCGAAGGTCGGAACATCTCCAATCAAAGCCATCGAAACCGTCGAACCGGACTACGACTGGGTGTACGACCTCGAAGTCGAAGGGACACACAGCTACGTCTCTAATGGAGTTCTCTCGCACAACTCGCAGATGATTTCCTACGTGCAGAATATCGCGCCACGGTCTGTGTACACGTCTGGGAAGGGTAGCAGTTCGGCAGGACTTACGGCGGCGGCTGTTAGAGACGACTTCGGCGACGGCCAGCAGTGGACGCTCGAAGCGGGTGCGCTCGTCCTCGCGGACCAAGGCATCGCAGCGGTGGACGAGTTAGACAAGATGCGCTGTGTGACCGGCGACACGCTCGTTCACCTCGCCGACGGCCGGGTTTCGCGCATTCGGGACCTCGCACGCGAAGCCGCCGACACGGGCACTATCGAGGAGCTTCCGAACGGGCGCACGATTCGGGATGTGGACCTCGAAGCGTGGACGATGACCGACGACGGGCGGCTCGTCAAGCGCCCAGTTACGGCGGTCCACGAGTACGACGCTCCGGAGGAAGTGACGACGGTCAGCGTCGAGTCGGGCGAGGAGTTGACCGCGACTCACGACCACCCGTTCTTCGTGTTCGAAGACGGCCAGCGAGTCGAGACGCCTGCCGCAGAACTCGACGCTGGCGACTGGGTGTACGTACCGCGCCAGTTGTCTCAGCCGACGACAGACGGCGGAACTGCTGTCGAGACATCAGAATCGGCCGACTTACCGACGGGTACGGAACCGTCTCTCGGCGCAGTTCTCGGGTATCTCTCCGGCGATGGAAACGTATACTACGACCGTGACGAGGGCGTCTACGGGATTCGTTTCATCAACAAGGAAGAAGAGCTGCTACTGGACTTCGAGAGAGCGTGCCGGGAAGCGTTCGACGCACACCCGGTTCGACCGCCGAGCGAACAGCGCGACGACGGTGTCGAGACCGTTCGCCTTCCGGGGCGCGAGTACGCCGACGCGGTACTTGATGCGGGGATGAACCTCGAAACGTACGACGAGAAGGCGTTCCCCGACGGCGTCACCGACGCACCATCTGCCACGAAGGCGGCCTTCATCCGGGCATTGGCGGATAGTGAAGGGAGCGTCGATCCGGAGACGGGGAACGTCACGATTCACTCGTCCAGCTACGAGTTGCTACTCGGCGTCAAGAGTCTGCTCTTGGAGTTCGGCGTGACGAGCCAGATTCAGACCCGTGAACACGACACGGGTCGGGATATGTATCTCCTCGCTATCACGGCGGCAGACTCACTCGAAGCGTTCGACAGTCACATCGGGTTCACGCTTGACCGAAAACAGTCGTCACTCGAGGCCGTCTGCGAATCGGCATCCGGCGACCGGACAATACTCGACGTGATTCCGGAGTGTGGCGATTTGATCGCCGAGATTCGGAAGTCACTTCGACTCTATCAGTCGGAGTGTGGACTCGACGACGCGACGTACTGTAACTTCGAGAACGACGACGCAAACGTCTCGCTTCGCTTGGCTCGACGTATCCTAGACGCATTCGAGGACCGCAAGCGAGACGCCGCCGCTACTCTCGAAACGCTGACCGGCGACTGCGACTGGGCGACGCTCACCGAGGTCAAAGACCGATACCATGCGTCGCAGAGCGAACTCGCCGACGGAACCGAGTACACTCAACAGATGATTTCTCGGGAATGGGGTCGAAACGACGACCTCCGTGCCGTCGTGTGCGACCGACTCTCTACGCTCGTCACGTCCGTTACCGACACCGATCTCGACCCGTTCCGGTCGTTAGTTCACGGCGACGTGAAGTGGCGGCGCGTCGAGTCCGTGGACGCGACGACGGCGAGCGAGGCAACCGACCGAAAGCGACTGATGCGCGGCGAACTCGCCGACCTTTTGACGTGTTCGCCCGAGAATAGCGTCGAAACGGCACGGAACCTGTTGGCGACCCAACCGTCGGGAGGAACATGGAGCGACCTGCGTGACGAACTCGACCGACACGACGTTTCGCTCGCCGCTCTCGCCGACGATTTAGATGTCGCCCCTTCGACCGTCTCGCGGTGGTTCAGGGGCGTCGTGGAGACCGACCGCTTCCCTGAAGTAGAAGCGGTTGCACTCGATCACGTCCGGAACGTCCGCGAGGAGGCCCAGCGACTGCTGGATGCAATCGAAGCGAGTTCCGAACCGAAGGTGTACGACCTGACGGTCGAGGGAACACACAACTTCGTCGCCAACGGAATGGTCGTTCACAACTCGGAGGACCGCTCGGCCATGCACGAGGCCCTCGAACAGCAGAAGATTTCGGTCTCGAAGGCGGGCATCAACGCGACGCTCAAGTCCCGGTGTTCGCTCCTCGGGGCGGCGAACCCCAAGTACGGCCGGTTCGACCAGTACGAGTCCATCGGCGAGCAGATAGACCTCGAACCCGCCCTGATATCGCGGTTCGACCTCATCTTCACCGTCACCGACCAGCCCGACGAGGAGCACGACAAGCGCCTCGCCCAGCACATCATCCAGACCAACTACGCCGGGCAGTTGAACACCCAGCGGACCGAAATGAGCGCGCCCAACATCTCCGAGGAGGAGGTCGAGAGCCAGACCGAGGAGGTCGCGCCCGCAATCGACCCCGACCTCCTGCGCAAGTACATCGCGTACGCAAAGCGCAGTTGCTTCCCGACGATGACCGACGAGGCCAAACGGACCATCGAGGACTTCTACGTGGACCTCCGGACGAAGGGGGCCGACGAGGACGCTCCGGTCCCGGTGACGGCCCGGAAACTGGAGGCGTTGGTCCGCCTCTCGGAGGCCAGCGCGCGCGTCCGTCTCTCCGACGAGGTCGAACAGGAAGACGCCGAGCGCGCGGTCTCGATTACGCGCTCCTGCCTGCAGGACATCGGCGTGGACCCCGAGACCGGCCAGTTCGACGCCGACGTGGTCGAGACCGGGACCTCGAAGTCCCAGCGCGACCGCATCAAGAACATCAAGCAACTCATCGCTGACATCGAGGAGGACTACGACGAAGGCGCGCCGATGGACGTGGTGTTGGACCGCGCCGAGGAGATCGGCCTCGAACACTCGAAGGCCGAACACGAGATAGACAAACTGAAACAGAAAGGCGAGGTGTACGAGCCTTCGACCGACCACCTCCGGACGACGTAG
- a CDS encoding DUF4112 domain-containing protein: MSVSDNSVAHELDPATAGAEFESASAVGEKLDALENRAVWLDAEFRLPFTDFRVGVSTIVGLLPGVGDGAMMVLAATLVYHGTGLGAPTWTLVKMSVILLVEGIVGAIPIVGDLVGLVWSANVGNVGRLRRHEETLDGSTNWLFVLLLASPFILFVLALGSLL; this comes from the coding sequence ATGTCAGTTTCGGATAATAGTGTCGCCCACGAACTCGATCCGGCGACGGCCGGGGCCGAGTTCGAGTCGGCGTCGGCGGTCGGCGAGAAACTGGACGCGTTGGAGAACAGGGCGGTGTGGCTGGACGCCGAGTTTCGCCTCCCGTTCACCGACTTCCGGGTTGGCGTCTCGACTATCGTCGGGCTGCTTCCCGGCGTCGGCGACGGTGCGATGATGGTGCTGGCGGCGACGCTGGTCTACCACGGGACGGGACTCGGCGCGCCGACGTGGACGCTCGTGAAGATGTCGGTCATCCTGCTAGTCGAGGGGATCGTGGGTGCGATTCCCATCGTTGGTGACCTCGTGGGGCTGGTCTGGTCGGCGAACGTCGGGAACGTGGGACGGCTCCGGCGACACGAGGAGACACTCGACGGCTCGACTAACTGGCTGTTCGTGCTGTTGCTAGCGTCGCCGTTCATCCTGTTCGTGCTGGCACTGGGGAGTCTACTATGA